From a region of the Rhipicephalus microplus isolate Deutch F79 chromosome X, USDA_Rmic, whole genome shotgun sequence genome:
- the LOC119161387 gene encoding tubulin alpha-1C chain encodes MRECISVHIGQAGVQIGNACWELYCLEHGIQQDGQMPSDKVSGGIDDSFNTFFAETGAGRHVPRAVFVDLEPTVVDEVRSGAYRQLYHPEQLISGKEDAANNYARGHYTIGKEIVDLVLDRIRKLADQCTGLQGFLVFHSFGGGTGSGFTSLLMERLSVDYGKKSKLEFSIYPAPQVSTAVVEPYNSILTTHTTLEHSDCAFMVDNEAIYDICRRNLDIDRPTYTNLNRLISQIVSSITASLRFDGALNVDLTEFQTNLVPYPRIHFPLVTYAPVISAEKAYHEQITVAEITNACFEPANQMVKCDPRHGKYMACCMLYRGDVVPKDVNAAIAAIKTKRTIQFVDWCPTGFKVGINYQPPTVVPGGDLAKVPRAVCMLSNTTAIAEAWARLDHKFDLMYAKRAFVHWYVGEGMEEGEFSEAREDMAALEKDYEEVGMDSNEGPDESEEY; translated from the exons AGGGAGTGCATCAGCGTCCACATCGGCCAGGCCGGCGTGCAGATTGGAAACGCCTGCTGGGAACTGTACTGTCTCGAACATGGCATCCAGCAGGATGGCCAGATGCCAAGCGACAAGGTTTCCGGCGGCATTGACGACTCCTTTAACACTTTTTTTGCCGAAACTGGCGCCGGCCGTCATGTGCCCCGTGCCGTATTCGTTGATCTCGAGCCGACTGTTGTCGACGAGGTTCGCTCTGGTGCCTACCGACAGCTGTACCACCCGGAGCAGCTAATCTCTGGCAAGGAAGACGCTGCCAACAATTATGCGCGTGGTCACTACACCATTGGCAAGGAGATTGTCGACCTCGTGCTTGACCGCATCCGGAAGCTGGCCGACCAGTGCACGGGCCTCCAAGGTTTCCTCGTGTTCCACAGCTTCGGCGGTGGCACTGGTTCCGGATTTACGTCGCTTCTCATGGAGCGCCTTTCCGTCGACTACGGCAAGAAGTCCAAGCTAGAGTTCTCAATCTACCCAGCGCCCCAG GTCTCTACTGCTGTTGTCGAACCCTACAACTCGATCCTGACCACTCACACGACGCTGGAGCACTCGGACTGCGCATTCATGGTTGACAACGAGGCCATCTATGACATCTGTCGGCGAAACTTGGATATCGACCGGCCCACATACACCAACCTGAACCGGCTGATCAGTCAAATAGTGTCCTCAATCACCGCTTCCCTGCGCTTCGATGGTGCGCTCAATGTCGATTTGACAGAATTCCAGACAAACTTGGTGCCCTATCCTAG GATCCACTTTCCGCTGGTGACATACGCTCCTGTGATCTCCGCCGAGAAGGCCTACCATGAGCAGATTACCGTGGCCGAGATCaccaacgcttgttttgagcctGCCAACCAAATGGTAAAGTGTGATCCGCGTCACGGAAAGTACATGGCCTGCTGTATGCTGTACCGAGGTGACGTGGTGCCCAAGGATGTCAACGCTGCTATCGCAGCAATCAAGACTAAGCGCACTATCCAGTTTGTCGACTGGTGTCCCACTGGGTTCAAAGTGGGCATCAACTACCAGCCGCCAACTGTGGTGCCCGGCGGAGACCTGGCCAAGGTTCCACGCGCTGTCTGCATGTTGTCCAACACTACGGCCATCGCCGAAGCCTGGGCACGTTTGGACCACAAGTTCGACCTTATGTACGCCAAACGTGCTTTTGTCCACTGGTACGTGGGCGAAGGCATGGAGGAGGGCGAGTTCTCGGAGGCCCGCGAGGACATGGCCGCCCTCGAGAAGGACTATGAGGAGGTCGGCATGGACTCCAATGAAGGCCCCGACGAGAGCGAGGAGTACTAG